One segment of Tamlana crocina DNA contains the following:
- a CDS encoding Gfo/Idh/MocA family oxidoreductase, whose translation MNRRKFLINGTAASITLAASTTILAQAASFSNKKINIGIIGTGARGAGLIPFINEIENLNVYACCDVIPFRLEQGLKRAGNKTKSYTNYKDLLKDKAIDAVIVATPFSTHSQIAIDAVSAGKHVYCEKTMAKGYNGIKKLINKVKTSKVIFQTGHQYHSSRLYTHVVQLIKEGKAGKIAAFECQWNRNHSWRKPVPEPSLERAINWRMYREYSGGLVAELCSHQIDFVNTVLDANPIQVMGTGGIDFWKDGRETYDNIHLTYSYPNGIEAKFSCILSNAKDRYQIKIIGNKGTLILTTTSARFYPEDEKSKKAPVISQDVDGVSGATMQKDEVAYYEPINITHENPSKQALLDFRNSILDNTTPVSNVITGARAAYCVQMGIDAMRNNKIVTWNSEFGV comes from the coding sequence ATGAATAGAAGAAAATTTTTAATAAACGGAACAGCAGCATCGATAACACTAGCGGCCAGCACAACCATTTTAGCTCAAGCAGCAAGCTTTTCCAACAAGAAAATAAATATAGGTATTATTGGCACAGGAGCTAGAGGCGCTGGTTTAATACCCTTTATAAACGAAATAGAAAACCTGAATGTTTACGCCTGTTGCGATGTTATTCCATTTCGATTAGAACAGGGGCTAAAAAGAGCAGGAAATAAAACAAAAAGTTACACCAATTATAAAGACCTATTGAAAGACAAAGCTATTGATGCTGTAATAGTAGCCACTCCATTCAGCACACATTCACAAATAGCTATCGATGCGGTTTCTGCGGGCAAACATGTGTATTGCGAAAAAACCATGGCAAAAGGATACAACGGCATCAAAAAACTAATAAACAAGGTAAAAACCTCAAAGGTTATATTTCAAACTGGCCATCAATACCATAGCTCCAGGTTATATACTCATGTTGTTCAACTAATAAAAGAAGGGAAGGCAGGTAAAATAGCGGCCTTTGAATGCCAATGGAATCGAAACCACTCTTGGCGAAAACCTGTACCCGAACCCAGCCTAGAGCGAGCCATCAACTGGCGTATGTACAGGGAATATTCTGGAGGCCTTGTGGCAGAATTATGTTCGCACCAAATAGACTTTGTTAACACTGTTTTAGATGCAAACCCCATTCAAGTTATGGGAACAGGAGGTATCGATTTTTGGAAAGACGGACGTGAAACTTACGACAACATCCACCTAACCTATAGTTACCCCAACGGCATTGAAGCTAAATTTTCGTGTATTTTGAGCAACGCCAAAGACAGGTACCAAATAAAAATAATAGGAAATAAGGGAACCTTAATTCTAACAACCACTTCTGCAAGGTTTTATCCAGAGGACGAAAAATCAAAAAAAGCTCCCGTTATAAGCCAAGATGTAGATGGCGTATCGGGCGCTACTATGCAAAAAGATGAGGTTGCTTATTATGAACCTATAAACATAACTCACGAAAACCCTAGCAAACAAGCGCTACTCGATTTTAGAAACAGCATTTTAGATAATACAACACCCGTTTCAAACGTAATTACCGGAGCAAGGGCTGCTTACTGCGTACAAATGGGGATAGATGCCATGCGAAATAATAAAATCGTAACATGGAATTCTGAATTTGGAGTATAA
- a CDS encoding two-component regulator propeller domain-containing protein has translation MNFFFIGLLFFASTSMFSQWRLNHIGGDEGLSHNRVSSIIQDKHGYLWFGTFNGVNKYDGYAMKQYNYALNSKGLSSNIVFQLFEDQKGFIWVPTSAGLNRINTETEEIDTYFKGDNREKSSGLNNIQQSQSGVFFINAPKGIKCFELNKKGQLQNDTFLEKGKDLNLDIKKIVPALNGKYWVASPSGKVQLYQLDVVKKDGLPKLKIDAVNYNGALFGPGIGVLDILEYPKNTVWIINNRLQLVKLKLTDDLKVIESKKIALSSGIAPDVLKIQRRIDMIVDKQNRLWIGGNRLLLNYNIETGAKANLARDSQLKKVIGQKDIQQVFIDDSNVFWLGTFNHGVYKMDLDNHTFYNSNEYLNFEQPSELFESPIMSICEVNDGSYWFGTQDGDIISLDAHTFNNNSKAGSKPTLIYSYSQTLDQGLKPKITGELSRLKKAKDGGVWVGATSGLSKITYNDMSKSYQIKAFNSLRDSDGNLIDSRVFAIEEDQKGNLWFGVWGKGLVKMTFDEHSEPHRITSYNTSGNELSNISNNNIRDILEDNQGTIWIGTNNGLNRLKKAHGSSVKFDKYFSTIGDSTTLSNDYILDLYQTKDGTLYIGTSGGGLNRLNTTQADQLEFAHYTIENGLPSNVVYQIREDLQGNIWLMHARKISKLNPKTGEIIYFEKRDGFNVDEFRDSAMAFTSSGMMFCGGVNGFTFFQPNSLTVNMLPPQVAITDFKLFNESVDVGKEINGHVVLKKDINETKEIKLPFYLNSFEFAFSSMHFSNPEKNRYRFFLEGFEDKPQTSKGGDRRFASYTNVPPGTYAFKVYGANSSGVWNEIPKKIDIIITPPWYLTPPAILFFVVAGLTVIYIIFKVRWNQIKLKNKLKLESALHEKSLEINQMKLRFFTNISHELRTPLTLIIGPLQQIMEGSNDTEYLQRLNNIMYKNSTRLLRLINQLLDFRKVESGEVNLIVEEGDLVEFAKEIYDAFHEIADERRIDFIFIPHQNNIPAWFDNDKVEKILYNLLSNAFKFTPPNRKVKLVINKERQGEKEFAIIKVIDEGVGIENEELPSLFERFYQAKTESNTIQTGSGLGLAYTKRLVEIHKGSIEISSEVNKGTICTVSIPLSKMAYEDTAILEERPKQHHFNFVKNEIKDLRDVTAEGKKNSQVIRHSSETPTILIVEDNKDLQEYLSNYFSKFYHVLCANNGQEGLDSAAKNNPDLIITDLMMNNMNGIEMCKILKNDIKTSHIPVIILTAKSGLENEKEGLETGADEFVLKPFNIEVLRLRVGNILKTKKQWAEKFKTKPTSSTWKELSNKLDKEFLKKCLKIVKKNIDNTDYSVEQFAMDIGMSRSALHLKIKSITGQSTSEFMRTIRIKRASNLIKSGKYSITEVVFMVGFSDPKYFRTCFKKQFGQTPTEYINSYKRQAG, from the coding sequence TTGAATTTTTTTTTTATTGGATTGCTTTTCTTTGCGTCCACAAGTATGTTTTCCCAATGGCGTTTAAACCATATAGGAGGAGATGAAGGGCTTTCCCATAACAGGGTGTCGAGTATAATTCAAGACAAACATGGTTACCTGTGGTTTGGAACGTTTAATGGCGTTAACAAGTATGACGGGTACGCAATGAAACAGTATAATTATGCTTTAAACTCAAAAGGTTTAAGTAGTAATATTGTGTTTCAATTGTTTGAAGACCAGAAGGGTTTTATTTGGGTGCCAACCTCGGCCGGACTCAATAGAATAAATACAGAAACAGAAGAGATTGATACCTACTTCAAGGGAGATAATAGAGAAAAATCATCTGGACTAAACAATATTCAACAATCGCAATCGGGCGTTTTTTTCATTAACGCTCCCAAAGGGATTAAGTGTTTTGAACTTAATAAGAAAGGGCAATTACAGAATGACACTTTTTTAGAAAAAGGCAAAGACCTTAATCTAGACATAAAAAAGATTGTGCCGGCATTAAATGGAAAATACTGGGTAGCCTCTCCATCTGGAAAAGTTCAATTATACCAACTAGATGTTGTTAAGAAGGATGGCCTGCCGAAGCTAAAAATTGATGCCGTTAATTATAATGGAGCACTTTTTGGACCAGGAATAGGCGTTCTTGATATCTTGGAATATCCAAAGAATACTGTTTGGATAATAAACAATAGGCTACAGTTGGTTAAGTTGAAATTGACTGACGATTTGAAGGTTATCGAGTCGAAAAAAATCGCTTTGAGTTCGGGTATAGCCCCAGATGTTCTAAAAATACAGCGCAGAATAGACATGATTGTCGACAAACAAAATAGGTTATGGATCGGCGGAAACAGATTATTACTTAATTATAATATTGAAACTGGGGCTAAAGCTAACTTAGCCCGAGATAGCCAGTTAAAAAAAGTAATAGGGCAAAAGGACATACAACAGGTGTTTATAGACGATTCTAATGTGTTCTGGTTGGGAACCTTTAACCACGGGGTCTATAAAATGGATTTAGATAACCACACTTTTTACAACTCTAACGAATATCTAAATTTTGAACAACCTTCAGAACTATTTGAGTCCCCTATTATGTCCATTTGTGAAGTTAATGATGGCAGTTATTGGTTTGGAACACAGGATGGGGATATTATTTCTTTAGATGCACATACATTTAACAACAACTCTAAAGCAGGTTCAAAACCAACACTAATATACAGCTACTCACAAACCTTAGATCAAGGACTTAAGCCCAAAATTACAGGTGAATTATCTCGATTAAAGAAAGCTAAGGACGGCGGGGTATGGGTTGGCGCTACAAGTGGACTCAGCAAGATTACATATAACGATATGTCCAAATCTTATCAAATCAAGGCCTTTAACAGCCTTCGAGATAGTGACGGCAACTTAATTGACAGTCGCGTTTTTGCCATAGAAGAAGATCAAAAGGGCAATCTTTGGTTTGGAGTATGGGGGAAAGGACTTGTGAAAATGACTTTTGATGAGCATTCAGAACCTCACCGTATTACTAGTTATAACACCTCTGGAAACGAGCTTTCAAACATATCAAACAATAATATTCGAGATATATTAGAAGATAACCAAGGTACTATCTGGATAGGTACAAATAATGGACTGAACAGGTTAAAAAAAGCACATGGAAGCTCGGTAAAGTTCGATAAATATTTTAGCACAATTGGAGATTCTACCACTTTAAGTAACGATTACATACTGGACTTGTACCAAACAAAAGATGGTACTTTGTATATAGGTACTTCAGGCGGCGGATTAAACCGATTAAACACAACCCAAGCCGATCAATTGGAGTTTGCCCATTACACAATTGAAAATGGCTTGCCAAGCAATGTGGTCTATCAAATAAGGGAAGATTTGCAAGGTAATATTTGGCTCATGCATGCTAGGAAAATTTCTAAGCTAAACCCTAAAACCGGTGAAATAATTTACTTTGAAAAAAGAGATGGTTTTAACGTTGATGAGTTTAGGGATAGCGCTATGGCTTTTACCTCCTCAGGAATGATGTTTTGCGGTGGCGTAAATGGGTTTACATTTTTTCAACCCAATAGCCTAACAGTTAATATGCTTCCCCCACAAGTGGCAATAACCGACTTTAAGCTTTTTAATGAGTCTGTGGATGTCGGTAAAGAGATAAACGGCCACGTAGTTCTAAAAAAAGATATTAATGAAACTAAAGAAATTAAATTGCCTTTTTATTTAAATTCTTTTGAGTTCGCTTTTTCAAGTATGCATTTTTCGAACCCAGAAAAGAACCGTTACAGGTTTTTTTTAGAAGGTTTTGAAGATAAACCCCAAACATCCAAAGGTGGTGATAGAAGGTTTGCGTCTTACACCAATGTGCCTCCTGGAACCTACGCTTTTAAAGTTTATGGCGCTAATAGCTCAGGAGTTTGGAACGAAATACCTAAAAAAATTGATATCATAATAACTCCGCCTTGGTATTTAACGCCCCCAGCAATTTTGTTTTTTGTGGTAGCGGGACTTACCGTAATATACATAATATTTAAAGTAAGATGGAATCAAATTAAGCTAAAAAATAAATTAAAATTAGAAAGTGCGCTTCATGAAAAATCATTAGAAATAAACCAGATGAAATTGCGCTTTTTCACAAATATTTCGCACGAATTACGAACCCCGCTAACACTAATTATAGGGCCCCTCCAGCAGATTATGGAGGGTAGTAATGATACCGAGTATTTGCAACGCCTAAATAACATAATGTACAAAAACTCTACACGTTTGTTGCGTTTAATAAATCAATTGCTTGATTTTAGAAAGGTAGAGTCGGGGGAGGTTAACCTAATTGTTGAAGAAGGTGACTTGGTGGAATTTGCAAAAGAAATTTATGATGCATTTCACGAAATAGCAGATGAAAGGCGAATTGATTTTATTTTTATACCCCACCAAAATAATATTCCAGCCTGGTTTGATAATGATAAAGTTGAAAAAATATTATACAACCTCTTGTCTAATGCATTTAAGTTCACTCCGCCCAATAGAAAAGTGAAACTAGTAATAAACAAAGAACGTCAGGGTGAAAAGGAATTTGCGATTATAAAAGTGATAGATGAAGGTGTTGGAATAGAAAATGAGGAATTGCCCAGTTTGTTTGAAAGGTTTTACCAAGCGAAAACAGAAAGTAATACAATACAAACGGGCTCTGGTTTAGGGCTAGCTTACACTAAGCGACTTGTTGAGATACATAAGGGAAGTATTGAAATATCAAGCGAGGTTAACAAAGGTACAATTTGTACCGTTTCAATACCGCTTTCAAAAATGGCCTATGAAGATACCGCCATCTTGGAAGAACGGCCTAAACAGCACCACTTTAATTTTGTTAAAAACGAAATAAAAGATTTAAGAGATGTTACCGCGGAGGGCAAGAAGAATAGTCAAGTAATACGGCATTCCTCAGAAACACCTACTATACTAATTGTTGAAGATAATAAGGATTTGCAGGAGTACTTGTCCAATTATTTTAGTAAGTTCTATCATGTGCTATGTGCAAATAACGGGCAAGAAGGACTAGATTCAGCTGCAAAAAATAATCCCGACCTGATTATTACCGATTTAATGATGAATAATATGAACGGTATTGAAATGTGTAAAATCCTTAAGAATGATATAAAAACAAGCCATATACCCGTTATCATCCTTACGGCCAAGTCAGGTTTAGAAAACGAAAAAGAAGGACTTGAAACAGGTGCAGATGAGTTTGTTTTAAAGCCTTTCAATATAGAAGTTTTAAGGCTCAGGGTTGGAAACATATTGAAGACTAAAAAACAATGGGCAGAAAAATTTAAAACCAAGCCAACGTCCTCCACTTGGAAAGAGTTGTCCAATAAGCTTGACAAAGAATTTTTAAAGAAATGTCTGAAAATAGTCAAAAAAAATATTGATAACACAGACTATTCTGTGGAACAATTTGCAATGGATATAGGAATGAGCCGCTCTGCATTACATTTAAAAATCAAGTCTATCACAGGTCAATCTACATCAGAGTTCATGAGAACAATTAGAATAAAACGTGCGTCAAACCTCATAAAATCAGGAAAGTATTCAATTACCGAGGTTGTTTTTATGGTAGGTTTTTCAGATCCAAAATACTTTAGGACTTGTTTTAAAAAGCAATTTGGACAAACACCTACCGAATATATAAATAGCTATAAACGGCAGGCGGGATAA
- a CDS encoding GntR family transcriptional regulator produces the protein MEISEFVKINENSREAKYQQIVKSIIHNVVIGNLVIDQKIPSINNFSEELYVSRDTVEKAYNILKKRQVIASIRGKGFYIARTKLISKVRILFLINKLSSYKMRIYNSFVETIGADSIVDLHIYHCDESLFLSLLDKHKSDYDYYVIMPHFKTEAQEHTSMTNRVSEAINKIPKNRLVLMDNALKQDHSQSITVYQDFKKDIYTALKTGIKKISKYKKVMLVYPETGVYPYPKRILQGVKLFCLEHHFDFEVVDRVCDDMSISKGELFIIIEEGDLVNFIRRTRENRYKLGEDVGVISYNDTALKEVFGVSVVSTDFKVMGEQGAKMILDKAKGEFKVPFNFIDRDSA, from the coding sequence ATGGAAATATCAGAGTTTGTAAAAATTAACGAAAATTCAAGAGAAGCCAAATATCAACAGATTGTAAAATCTATAATTCATAACGTTGTTATTGGTAATTTAGTAATCGATCAAAAAATTCCTTCCATAAACAATTTTAGTGAGGAGCTCTATGTTTCCAGAGACACTGTCGAGAAAGCATACAACATTCTTAAGAAACGTCAGGTTATAGCTTCAATTAGAGGTAAGGGGTTTTACATTGCCAGAACAAAGCTTATTTCAAAGGTTAGAATCCTTTTTCTTATCAATAAATTAAGCTCCTATAAAATGAGGATTTATAATTCTTTTGTTGAAACAATTGGGGCTGATTCTATTGTTGATCTTCATATATACCATTGTGATGAGTCCTTGTTTTTAAGTTTGTTGGATAAACATAAATCAGACTATGACTATTATGTAATCATGCCACACTTTAAAACTGAAGCACAGGAACATACCAGTATGACCAATAGGGTATCAGAGGCCATTAATAAAATTCCAAAAAACAGATTGGTTTTAATGGATAATGCCTTAAAACAAGACCATAGTCAATCTATTACCGTTTATCAGGATTTTAAAAAGGACATCTATACAGCACTTAAAACCGGGATTAAGAAAATAAGTAAGTATAAAAAAGTCATGTTGGTTTACCCTGAAACTGGCGTTTACCCCTATCCTAAAAGAATTTTGCAAGGGGTAAAGTTGTTTTGCCTAGAGCATCATTTTGATTTTGAGGTGGTTGATAGGGTTTGCGATGATATGTCTATAAGTAAGGGCGAATTATTCATTATTATCGAGGAAGGAGACTTAGTAAATTTTATTAGGCGAACACGAGAGAACAGGTATAAATTAGGTGAAGACGTGGGTGTAATATCTTATAACGACACTGCCTTAAAGGAAGTTTTTGGTGTTTCCGTTGTTTCAACAGACTTTAAAGTGATGGGCGAACAAGGTGCAAAAATGATTTTAGATAAAGCAAAAGGTGAGTTTAAAGTGCCATTTAATTTTATAGATCGAGATTCTGCTTAA